The Leucobacter rhizosphaerae genome includes a region encoding these proteins:
- a CDS encoding DUF4233 domain-containing protein: MSAVDPGALGPNNGNSGGSTDSEDDLVLSPSETMAHNSAMRISGGARGPRSTQRALASIVLGFELIVVVLIGLTMFGLGITEPRELGLVLGGGLGLLIIVALGIMRRGRAGILLGWIIHALMLLTAILLPMALIVGLLFTGLWIYCMVKGAQIDRDRAAWLAEQPDAG; the protein is encoded by the coding sequence GTGAGCGCGGTCGACCCCGGGGCCCTCGGGCCGAACAACGGGAACTCCGGCGGGAGCACCGACTCTGAGGACGACCTGGTCCTGTCCCCCTCGGAGACGATGGCGCACAACTCGGCGATGCGGATCTCCGGTGGCGCGCGCGGGCCGCGGTCGACGCAGCGCGCGCTCGCCTCGATCGTGCTCGGCTTCGAGCTCATCGTGGTGGTGCTGATCGGACTCACCATGTTCGGGCTCGGGATCACCGAGCCGCGCGAGCTCGGCCTCGTGCTCGGCGGCGGACTCGGGCTGCTCATCATCGTCGCCCTCGGCATCATGCGCCGCGGCCGCGCCGGGATCCTGCTCGGCTGGATCATCCACGCGCTGATGCTCCTGACCGCGATCCTGCTGCCCATGGCCCTCATCGTCGGCCTCCTCTTCACCGGGCTCTGGATCTACTGCATGGTGAAGGGCGCGCAGATCGATCGGGATCGCGCGGCCTGGCTCGCGGAGCAGCCGGACGCGGGCTGA
- a CDS encoding winged helix-turn-helix domain-containing protein — translation MTADALSAAEARRLALAAQGFSGSNRRRIRRPFDPALERLHVLQIDSVNVFARSHYLPVFSRHGAYDPDALDRQLFQSGEFTEYWAHEAAFIPVMDRPLFGWRMGEYRERHARDDRATALRPTIERVRAALADGGPQFVRELEETPRATRGPWWDWSDTKRAVEIMFAEGEVVSSGREGFQRRYALAERVLPPAALREVPKEEAQRSLVERAARSLGVATLADLADYHRISQSDARRAVTSLVEEGTLRPVTVAGWRRKNGDPERAWIHRDARLPARMPVDALLTPFDPVVWFRPRAERMFDFHYRIEIYTPQEQRRFGYYCLPLMVGGALAGRIDLKADRRNRELLVQAAWQEDRAPERTAATAQELLARAAAWQGLDSVRVSGVGNLPLPAAFDAAG, via the coding sequence ATGACCGCTGACGCCCTGTCCGCCGCCGAGGCGCGTCGCCTCGCGCTGGCGGCGCAGGGCTTCAGCGGCTCGAACCGCCGCCGGATCCGCCGCCCGTTCGATCCAGCACTCGAGCGGTTGCACGTGCTGCAGATCGACTCGGTCAACGTGTTCGCCCGGAGCCACTACCTGCCCGTGTTCTCGCGCCACGGCGCCTACGATCCGGACGCGCTCGATCGGCAGCTCTTCCAGAGCGGCGAGTTCACCGAGTACTGGGCGCACGAGGCCGCCTTCATTCCGGTGATGGATCGCCCGCTCTTCGGCTGGCGGATGGGGGAGTACCGCGAGCGGCACGCGCGCGACGACCGCGCGACGGCGCTGCGACCCACGATCGAGCGGGTCCGCGCGGCGCTCGCAGACGGCGGACCGCAGTTCGTCCGCGAGTTGGAGGAGACCCCTCGCGCGACGCGCGGCCCGTGGTGGGACTGGAGCGACACGAAGCGTGCGGTCGAGATCATGTTCGCCGAGGGCGAGGTCGTGTCGAGCGGTCGCGAGGGGTTCCAGCGACGCTACGCCCTCGCCGAGCGGGTGCTGCCGCCCGCGGCGCTTCGCGAGGTCCCGAAGGAGGAGGCCCAGCGGAGTCTCGTGGAGCGGGCAGCCCGGTCGCTCGGCGTCGCCACCCTCGCCGATCTCGCGGATTATCATCGGATCTCCCAATCCGACGCGCGTCGAGCCGTCACGTCGCTCGTGGAGGAGGGAACGCTGCGCCCCGTGACCGTCGCCGGGTGGCGCCGGAAGAACGGGGATCCCGAGCGGGCGTGGATCCACCGCGACGCTCGGCTCCCGGCGCGGATGCCGGTCGACGCCCTGCTCACCCCGTTCGACCCCGTGGTGTGGTTCCGGCCCCGCGCCGAGCGGATGTTCGACTTCCACTACCGGATCGAGATCTACACCCCGCAGGAGCAGCGCCGCTTCGGGTACTACTGCCTGCCCCTGATGGTCGGCGGAGCGCTGGCGGGTCGCATCGATCTGAAGGCGGACCGTCGCAACCGAGAGCTACTCGTGCAGGCGGCGTGGCAGGAGGACCGGGCGCCGGAGCGGACCGCCGCGACTGCACAGGAACTGCTCGCGCGCGCGGCCGCGTGGCAGGGGCTCGACTCCGTGCGCGTGAGCGGCGTGGGCAACCTCCCGCTGCCGGCCGCCTTCGACGCCGCGGGGTGA
- the ndk gene encoding nucleoside-diphosphate kinase — MTAEETLILVKPDGVARNLTGEILRRVEAKGYRIVDLKLVNADRTLLAEHYAEHEGKPFYEPLLEFMGSGPIVAVRASGNRVIEGFRALAGATDPTTAAPGTIRGDLGRDWGLAVQQNLVHGSDSTLSAERELGLWFA; from the coding sequence ATGACCGCAGAAGAAACCCTGATCCTGGTGAAGCCCGACGGCGTCGCGCGCAACCTGACCGGCGAGATCCTCCGCCGCGTCGAGGCGAAGGGCTACCGGATCGTCGATCTGAAGCTCGTGAACGCGGACCGCACCCTGCTGGCCGAGCACTACGCCGAGCACGAGGGCAAGCCGTTCTACGAGCCCCTGCTCGAGTTCATGGGATCCGGGCCGATCGTCGCCGTGCGCGCCTCGGGGAATCGCGTGATCGAGGGCTTCCGCGCCCTCGCCGGAGCCACGGATCCGACGACCGCGGCGCCGGGCACCATCCGCGGTGACCTGGGCCGCGACTGGGGCCTCGCCGTTCAGCAGAACCTGGTCCACGGCTCCGACTCGACCCTGTCGGCGGAGCGCGAGCTCGGCCTCTGGTTCGCCTGA
- the ileS gene encoding isoleucine--tRNA ligase, with translation MPYPQQSTGAATPQGEPGAAFGVSPSPKFPEIEQRVLAFWDADDTFRESIRQREGAEEWVFNDGPPFANGLPHYGHLLTGYAKDVFPRFQTMLGKKVERRFGWDTHGLPAELEAMKQLGITEKREIEEMGIAAFNEKARESVLQYTREWEEYVTRQARWVDFENGYQTLNLGYMESVIWAFKQLYDKGLAYEGSRILPYCWRDETPLSNHELRMDDDVYQMRQDPSVTVTFPLTGARADALGLSGVRALAWTTTPWTLPTNLALAVGPAIAYAVVPAGPSGAADGGAGGVDQYLLAEDLVANHAKDLGYDSADDARAAVSRTIAGAELNGVRYERLFDYFADAELWGTEAAWQILVDDYVSTTDGTGIVHQAPAYGEDDQRIAATAGIPTIVSVDDGGRFLKSVPDVAGELWMDANRPLIRLLNERQRILREQSYVHSYPHCWRCRNPLIYKAVSSWFVRVTDIKERMLETNEDITWVPENVKHGQFGKWLEGARDWSISRNRYWGSPIPVWKSDDPDHPRVDVYGSVAELEADFGELPRNAAGEIDLHRPYIDALTRPNPDDPTGRSTMRRIEDVLDVWFDSGSMPFAQAHYPFENQEWFETSQPADFIVEYIGQTRGWFYVQHVLATALFDRPAFTNVISHGIVLGSDGNKMSKSLRNYPDVNEVFDRDGSDAMRWFLMASPVVRGGNLVVTEEGIREGVRQFILPLWSTWYFFSLYANADGTTAERRTDSDDPLDRYILAKTGDLVREVGGHLSALDTTSAAESLRAFAEVLTNWYVRRSRDRFWEGVTGELGAERNRQAFDTLYTVLETVARVAAPLAPLVTEELWRGLTGGRSVHLESWPDADEFPVEPDLVAAMDEVRQITTNALSLRKARRLRVRLPLPELTVVTARPEALSPFVEILREELNVKSIVLVEQTESSAVDHGIVQTLAVNARAAGPRLGKQVQQAITAAKSGDWSESAGVVTAGGIALEPHEYELTLTVSGSGGAASDAAEGPALALLPGGGFVLLSTETTPELEAEGVARDAIRAVQEARKHAGLEVSDRITLALTADDRFAAALLAHSELIAAETLAAGGLVVHAADPESRDDSSTAPALGADKAPLGISLAKEEAR, from the coding sequence ATGCCCTACCCCCAGCAGTCGACCGGAGCCGCAACACCGCAGGGCGAGCCCGGCGCAGCGTTCGGCGTCTCGCCGTCCCCGAAGTTCCCGGAGATCGAGCAGCGTGTGCTCGCGTTCTGGGACGCGGACGACACGTTCCGCGAGTCGATCCGGCAGCGCGAGGGAGCGGAGGAGTGGGTCTTCAACGACGGCCCGCCGTTCGCGAACGGCCTGCCCCACTACGGTCACCTGCTCACCGGCTACGCGAAGGACGTGTTCCCGCGTTTCCAGACCATGCTGGGCAAGAAGGTGGAGCGCCGCTTCGGCTGGGACACCCACGGCCTGCCCGCCGAGCTCGAGGCCATGAAGCAGCTCGGGATCACCGAGAAGCGCGAGATCGAGGAGATGGGCATCGCGGCCTTCAACGAGAAGGCCCGCGAGTCCGTCCTCCAGTACACCCGCGAGTGGGAGGAGTACGTCACCCGCCAGGCGCGCTGGGTCGACTTCGAGAACGGCTACCAGACCCTCAACCTCGGCTACATGGAGAGCGTGATCTGGGCGTTCAAGCAGCTCTACGACAAGGGACTGGCGTACGAGGGATCCCGGATCCTGCCCTACTGCTGGCGGGATGAGACGCCGCTGTCGAACCACGAGCTGCGCATGGACGACGACGTCTACCAGATGCGCCAGGACCCCTCGGTCACGGTCACGTTCCCTCTGACCGGGGCCCGGGCCGACGCGCTGGGCCTGTCCGGGGTGCGCGCACTCGCCTGGACCACGACCCCGTGGACCCTCCCGACAAACCTCGCACTGGCGGTCGGTCCGGCCATCGCCTACGCCGTGGTGCCGGCCGGACCGTCGGGGGCCGCGGACGGGGGAGCGGGGGGCGTCGACCAGTACCTGCTGGCCGAAGATCTCGTGGCGAACCATGCGAAGGACCTCGGGTACGATTCCGCGGATGACGCCCGCGCCGCCGTCTCTCGCACGATCGCGGGTGCGGAACTCAACGGGGTGCGATACGAACGGCTCTTCGACTACTTCGCCGACGCCGAGCTCTGGGGCACCGAGGCGGCCTGGCAGATCCTCGTCGACGACTACGTGTCGACCACCGACGGCACCGGCATCGTGCACCAGGCCCCGGCCTACGGCGAGGACGATCAGCGCATCGCCGCGACCGCCGGCATCCCGACGATCGTGAGCGTCGACGACGGCGGCCGCTTCCTGAAGTCGGTGCCCGACGTCGCGGGCGAGCTCTGGATGGACGCGAACCGCCCGCTCATCCGGCTGCTGAACGAACGCCAGCGGATCCTCCGCGAGCAGAGCTACGTGCACTCCTACCCGCACTGCTGGCGCTGCCGCAACCCGCTGATCTACAAGGCGGTCTCGAGCTGGTTCGTGCGGGTCACGGACATCAAGGAGCGGATGCTCGAGACGAACGAGGACATCACCTGGGTGCCCGAGAACGTCAAGCACGGGCAGTTCGGCAAGTGGCTCGAGGGAGCGCGCGACTGGTCGATCAGCCGCAATCGCTACTGGGGCAGCCCGATCCCGGTGTGGAAGAGCGACGATCCCGACCACCCGCGCGTCGACGTCTACGGCTCGGTGGCCGAGCTCGAGGCGGACTTCGGTGAGCTCCCGCGCAACGCGGCAGGAGAGATCGATCTGCACCGGCCGTACATCGATGCTCTGACCCGCCCGAATCCCGACGACCCGACCGGCCGCTCCACCATGCGTCGCATCGAAGACGTGCTCGACGTGTGGTTCGACTCGGGATCGATGCCCTTCGCCCAAGCGCACTACCCGTTCGAGAACCAGGAGTGGTTCGAGACCAGCCAGCCCGCCGACTTCATCGTCGAGTACATCGGGCAGACCCGCGGCTGGTTCTACGTCCAGCACGTGCTGGCCACGGCGCTCTTCGATCGCCCGGCCTTCACGAACGTGATCAGCCACGGCATCGTGCTCGGCTCCGACGGCAACAAGATGTCGAAGTCGCTGCGGAACTACCCCGACGTGAACGAGGTCTTCGACCGCGACGGCTCCGACGCCATGCGCTGGTTCCTGATGGCCTCGCCCGTGGTTCGCGGTGGCAACCTCGTCGTCACCGAGGAGGGAATCCGCGAGGGGGTGCGTCAGTTCATCCTGCCGCTGTGGAGCACGTGGTACTTCTTCAGCCTCTACGCGAACGCCGACGGCACGACCGCCGAGCGCCGCACCGACTCCGACGATCCGCTCGACCGCTACATCCTCGCGAAGACCGGCGATCTCGTGCGCGAGGTCGGCGGGCACCTCTCCGCGCTCGACACGACCTCGGCGGCGGAGTCGCTCCGCGCGTTCGCCGAGGTGCTGACCAACTGGTACGTCCGGCGCTCCCGCGACCGGTTCTGGGAGGGCGTCACCGGCGAGCTGGGCGCCGAGCGCAACCGTCAGGCCTTCGACACGCTGTACACGGTGCTCGAGACGGTCGCCCGGGTGGCCGCCCCGCTCGCACCCCTCGTCACCGAGGAGCTGTGGCGCGGGCTCACCGGCGGGCGCTCGGTGCACCTCGAGTCGTGGCCGGACGCGGACGAGTTCCCGGTCGAGCCCGACCTCGTCGCGGCGATGGACGAGGTGCGGCAGATCACCACCAACGCCCTGTCGCTCCGTAAGGCGCGCCGTCTGCGCGTCCGGCTCCCGCTGCCCGAGCTGACGGTCGTCACGGCCCGCCCGGAGGCGCTGTCGCCATTCGTCGAGATCCTCCGCGAAGAGCTCAACGTGAAGTCGATCGTGCTCGTGGAGCAGACGGAGTCGAGCGCGGTGGATCACGGCATCGTGCAGACGCTGGCCGTCAACGCCCGCGCGGCGGGTCCCCGCCTCGGCAAGCAGGTGCAGCAGGCCATCACGGCCGCCAAGTCGGGGGACTGGAGCGAGTCGGCCGGTGTCGTGACCGCGGGCGGCATCGCGCTGGAGCCCCACGAGTACGAGCTCACTCTGACCGTCTCCGGCTCCGGCGGGGCGGCGTCCGATGCTGCGGAAGGCCCGGCGCTCGCGCTGCTCCCGGGCGGCGGGTTTGTGCTGCTCAGCACGGAGACCACCCCGGAGCTCGAGGCCGAGGGCGTCGCCCGCGACGCGATCCGCGCCGTCCAGGAGGCGCGCAAGCACGCGGGGCTCGAGGTCAGCGACCGGATCACGCTCGCGCTCACGGCCGACGACCGATTCGCGGCCGCGCTCCTCGCCCACAGCGAGCTGATCGCGGCGGAGACGCTCGCGGCGGGCGGCCTCGTCGTGCACGCGGCGGATCCCGAATCGCGTGACGATTCGAGCACCGCGCCGGCGCTCGGCGCGGACAAGGCTCCGCTGGGCATCTCGCTGGCGAAGGAGGAGGCACGATGA
- a CDS encoding bifunctional folylpolyglutamate synthase/dihydrofolate synthase, with protein sequence MTPAEQVYAELLERVGEAHPRPRIEPVRRLAELAGSPQLSFPVVQVAGTNGKTSTSRAIESLLRAHGLRTGLFTSPHLLSFSERFQLDGAPVDERLLESSWEELRLPLQLVDAELEAAGHGRITFFEALAVLAFAIFADAPVEVAVIEVGMGGEWDATNIVDAQVAVFTPIALDHTEILGRDVATIAKTKAGIIKAGSTVVTAVQDPEALAELEDAASAHDARFVVQGRDFRLVEDRLAVGGRQIDVVGATGTPYDPAFVPLHGRHQAENITLAIAAVEAFFGSERPVPEEVLDEGLGQLTSPGRLQLIGNDPVVYVDSAHNPHGARALVEAVTESFNFEELALVVGVLSEKDADGLLRALAPIAHHVTVTPVESPRSLDPEVLHDVAVDAIPDTPIEVAESLPEALDLARAWAGRSDGRAVLVVGSVLLVGEAIAFSRSEGWGIA encoded by the coding sequence ATGACCCCCGCCGAACAGGTCTACGCCGAGCTCCTGGAGCGGGTCGGCGAGGCCCACCCCAGACCCCGCATCGAACCGGTGCGGCGCCTCGCCGAGCTCGCCGGATCGCCGCAGCTCTCCTTCCCGGTTGTCCAGGTCGCCGGAACGAACGGCAAGACGTCGACCAGCCGTGCGATCGAGTCGCTGCTGCGCGCGCACGGGCTGCGCACGGGGCTCTTCACGAGCCCGCACCTGCTGTCGTTCAGCGAGCGGTTCCAGCTCGACGGCGCCCCCGTCGACGAGCGCCTGCTCGAGTCCTCCTGGGAGGAGCTGCGGCTGCCGCTGCAGCTCGTGGATGCGGAGCTCGAGGCCGCGGGCCACGGCCGCATCACGTTCTTCGAGGCCCTGGCGGTCCTGGCCTTCGCGATCTTCGCCGACGCCCCCGTCGAGGTCGCCGTGATCGAGGTCGGCATGGGCGGGGAGTGGGACGCGACGAACATCGTCGACGCCCAGGTCGCGGTGTTCACGCCGATCGCGCTCGATCACACCGAGATCCTCGGCCGCGACGTCGCCACGATCGCGAAGACCAAGGCCGGCATCATCAAGGCCGGCAGCACGGTCGTCACCGCGGTGCAGGATCCCGAGGCGCTCGCCGAGCTGGAGGACGCCGCGAGCGCGCACGACGCGCGGTTCGTCGTCCAGGGGCGCGACTTCCGCCTGGTGGAGGACCGTCTCGCCGTCGGCGGACGCCAGATCGACGTGGTCGGCGCCACCGGGACGCCGTACGACCCCGCGTTCGTGCCGCTCCACGGCCGCCACCAGGCCGAGAACATCACCCTCGCGATCGCCGCGGTCGAGGCGTTCTTCGGTTCGGAGCGACCGGTGCCGGAGGAGGTGCTCGACGAGGGACTCGGCCAGCTCACCTCTCCGGGCCGCTTGCAGCTCATCGGCAACGATCCCGTGGTGTACGTCGACTCCGCGCACAACCCGCACGGCGCGCGGGCCCTCGTGGAGGCGGTGACCGAGTCGTTCAACTTCGAGGAGCTCGCGCTCGTCGTCGGCGTGCTCTCGGAGAAGGACGCCGACGGGCTGCTCCGCGCGCTGGCACCCATCGCGCACCACGTGACGGTCACACCGGTCGAGTCGCCGCGGAGCCTCGATCCCGAGGTGCTCCACGACGTCGCCGTCGATGCGATCCCCGACACCCCGATCGAGGTCGCGGAGTCGCTTCCCGAGGCGCTCGACCTCGCGCGGGCATGGGCCGGTCGGTCGGACGGCCGCGCTGTGCTCGTGGTCGGCTCCGTGCTGCTCGTGGGCGAGGCCATCGCGTTCTCCCGCAGCGAGGGCTGGGGGATCGCGTGA